A part of Anaeromyxobacter diazotrophicus genomic DNA contains:
- a CDS encoding KamA family radical SAM protein, with protein MATLPVLTGEAASPGPSAAPDLGAGGDPRPVRHVTSRFPPGPRSIWKGVSDALWNDWHWQQRERVTSLDRLEQVIRVTAGERQAARETEAEFHMGITPYYAALMDPEDPSCPVRLQAVPTLGELQIAPADLEDPLAEERDMPVPGITHRYPDRVLFYTTHNCPVYCRHCTRKRKVADPSSAAAKKQIEDGLGYIAAHPEIRDIVVSGGDPLSLSDERLDYILGRLRAIPHVEIFRLGTRNLVTLPQRITDDFVYMLRRHQPVYVNTHFNHPKECTAEAFEAARRLADAGCVIGNQMVLLKGVNDDPKTVLELNHKLLLMRIRPYYIYQCDLSKGISHFRTPVESGIRIIEALRGHTSGLAVPQFVVDAPQGGGKIPVNPEYVVKREGKRWTFRNYAGETYTYEEP; from the coding sequence ATGGCCACCCTTCCGGTCCTGACGGGAGAGGCTGCTTCTCCCGGGCCGTCCGCGGCCCCCGACCTGGGCGCCGGCGGCGACCCACGCCCCGTCCGCCACGTCACCTCCCGCTTCCCGCCCGGCCCGCGCTCCATCTGGAAGGGCGTCTCCGACGCGCTCTGGAACGACTGGCACTGGCAGCAGCGCGAGCGCGTCACCTCGCTCGATCGCCTGGAGCAGGTCATCCGGGTGACGGCCGGCGAGCGCCAGGCGGCCCGCGAGACCGAGGCCGAGTTCCACATGGGCATCACGCCGTACTACGCGGCGCTGATGGACCCCGAGGACCCCTCCTGCCCGGTGCGGCTGCAGGCGGTGCCCACGCTGGGCGAGCTGCAGATCGCGCCCGCCGACCTGGAGGACCCGCTGGCGGAGGAGCGGGACATGCCGGTCCCCGGCATCACCCACCGCTACCCCGACCGCGTCCTCTTCTACACGACGCACAACTGCCCGGTGTACTGCCGCCACTGCACGCGCAAGCGGAAGGTGGCCGACCCGAGCAGCGCCGCCGCCAAGAAGCAGATCGAGGACGGGCTCGGCTACATCGCCGCCCACCCCGAGATCCGCGACATCGTGGTCTCGGGCGGCGATCCGCTCTCGCTCTCCGACGAGCGACTCGACTACATCCTGGGGCGGCTGCGCGCCATCCCGCACGTCGAGATCTTCCGGCTCGGCACGCGCAACCTCGTCACGCTGCCGCAGCGGATCACCGACGACTTCGTCTACATGCTGCGCCGGCACCAGCCGGTCTACGTCAACACGCACTTCAACCACCCCAAGGAGTGCACCGCCGAGGCGTTCGAGGCGGCGCGGCGCCTCGCCGACGCCGGCTGCGTGATCGGCAACCAGATGGTGCTGTTGAAGGGCGTGAACGACGACCCGAAGACGGTGCTGGAGCTGAACCACAAGCTGCTCCTCATGCGGATCCGCCCCTACTACATCTACCAGTGCGACCTCTCGAAGGGCATCAGCCACTTCCGCACGCCCGTCGAGAGCGGCATCCGCATCATCGAGGCGCTGCGCGGCCACACGAGCGGCCTCGCCGTGCCGCAGTTCGTGGTCGACGCGCCGCAGGGCGGGGGCAAGATCCCGGTGAACCCCGAGTACGTCGTGAAGCGCGAGGGGAAGCGCTGGACGTTCCGCAACTACGCCGGCGAGACGTACACGTACGAAGAGCCCTAG
- a CDS encoding RidA family protein encodes MSHSTVATPSAPRAIGPYSQAVLVERGGTRTLYCSGQIPLDPATGELVQGDIAVQTERVLANLEAVLAGAKLSFADVVKTTVFLVDLADFARMNEVYGRRFGGAPPARSTVQVAALPKGARVEIEVVAAG; translated from the coding sequence ATGTCCCATTCCACCGTCGCCACGCCGTCGGCGCCCCGCGCCATCGGCCCGTACAGCCAGGCCGTGCTCGTCGAGCGCGGGGGCACCCGCACCCTCTACTGCTCGGGGCAGATCCCGCTCGATCCCGCCACCGGCGAGCTCGTCCAGGGCGACATCGCGGTCCAGACCGAGCGCGTGCTCGCCAACCTCGAGGCGGTGCTCGCCGGGGCGAAGCTGTCGTTCGCCGACGTCGTCAAGACGACCGTCTTCCTCGTCGACCTGGCCGACTTCGCCCGGATGAACGAGGTGTACGGCCGCCGCTTCGGGGGCGCGCCGCCGGCCCGCTCGACGGTGCAGGTCGCCGCGCTGCCGAAGGGGGCGCGGGTGGAGATCGAGGTGGTGGCGGCGGGGTAG
- a CDS encoding lactate utilization protein B, producing the protein MSAPPSATGELERTVDHAAAAARFVADDAKAHWHDQALWWVRKKRDAASAAVPDWEALRDAAAGLKAHTLSRLGDYLDEFARNAEARGAHVHFARDAAEHNAIVHGILQERGITRLVKSKSMLTEECHLNPYLEARGVTVTDTDLGERIVQLRHEPPSHIVLPAIHLKKEEIGELFHRELGTAEGASDPKVLTEAARQHLRQRFLEAEAGLTGVNFAIAETGGVVVCTNEGNADMGSTLPRVHIACMGVEKLVPRREDLAVFLRLLARSATGQPVTTYTTHFHGPRPDGELHIVVVDNGRSRQLADPVFRRSLSCIRCGACMNTCPVFRRSGGYSYGYIVPGPIGSILGPARDPAGHRTLPFASSLCGSCSDVCPVRIDLHHELWAWRKELVKRGLLPWRKRAAMKLAGAVLRFAWLYRLAGWVARRLVPALPRRLAYGRWNAWGRQRELPPMPRQTFRQLYRSHRDRS; encoded by the coding sequence GTGAGCGCCCCCCCGAGCGCGACCGGCGAGCTGGAGCGGACGGTGGACCACGCCGCGGCCGCGGCGCGGTTCGTGGCCGACGACGCGAAGGCCCACTGGCACGACCAGGCCCTGTGGTGGGTGCGCAAGAAGCGGGACGCCGCCTCGGCCGCCGTGCCGGACTGGGAGGCGCTGCGCGACGCGGCGGCCGGCCTCAAGGCGCACACGCTCTCTCGCCTCGGCGACTACCTGGACGAGTTCGCCCGCAACGCCGAGGCGCGCGGCGCGCACGTCCACTTCGCCCGCGACGCCGCCGAGCACAACGCCATCGTGCACGGCATCCTGCAGGAGCGGGGGATCACGCGGCTGGTGAAGTCGAAGTCCATGCTGACGGAGGAGTGCCACCTCAACCCGTACCTCGAGGCGCGCGGCGTCACCGTCACCGACACCGACCTCGGCGAGCGCATCGTCCAGCTCCGCCACGAGCCGCCCAGCCACATCGTGCTGCCCGCCATCCACCTCAAGAAGGAGGAGATCGGCGAGCTGTTCCACCGGGAGCTCGGGACCGCCGAGGGCGCGAGCGATCCCAAGGTCCTGACCGAGGCGGCGCGGCAGCACCTGCGGCAGCGGTTCCTCGAGGCGGAGGCGGGCCTCACCGGCGTCAACTTCGCGATCGCGGAGACGGGCGGCGTGGTCGTCTGCACCAACGAGGGCAACGCCGACATGGGCTCGACGCTGCCCCGGGTGCACATCGCCTGCATGGGCGTCGAGAAGCTCGTGCCGCGGCGGGAGGACCTGGCGGTCTTCCTGCGGCTCCTGGCGCGCTCCGCCACCGGACAGCCGGTGACGACCTACACCACGCACTTCCACGGCCCGCGCCCGGACGGCGAGCTGCACATCGTGGTGGTGGACAACGGCCGCTCGCGCCAGCTCGCGGATCCCGTCTTCCGCCGCTCGCTCTCCTGCATCCGCTGCGGCGCCTGCATGAACACCTGCCCGGTGTTCCGGCGCAGCGGCGGGTACAGCTACGGCTACATCGTGCCCGGCCCCATCGGCAGCATCCTCGGGCCCGCGCGCGACCCGGCCGGCCACCGGACGCTGCCGTTCGCCTCCTCCCTGTGCGGCTCGTGCAGCGACGTCTGCCCGGTGCGGATCGACCTCCACCACGAGCTCTGGGCGTGGCGGAAGGAGCTCGTGAAGCGCGGGCTCCTGCCGTGGCGGAAGCGGGCCGCGATGAAGCTGGCCGGCGCGGTGCTGCGCTTCGCCTGGCTGTACCGGCTGGCGGGCTGGGTCGCGCGGCGGCTCGTCCCGGCGCTGCCGCGCCGCCTCGCCTACGGGCGCTGGAACGCCTGGGGGCGCCAGCGCGAGCTGCCCCCCATGCCGCGGCAGACCTTCCGCCAGCTCTACCGGAGCCACCGTGACCGCTCGTGA
- a CDS encoding L-lactate permease produces the protein MYHQNYNPTGSAFLSTVLAAVPILVLLYFIALHPHRDKQGMKHLGISAPYAAFYGVIAAFVIVCIVFSMPVVSAISAFSLGVLSGFLGIIWIILGAMFLYTMTVITGKFEIVKESIINISHDRRLQVLLIAFSFGAIIEGTSGFGTPVAIAGAVMVGLGFSPFQAAVLNLLANTAPVAYGAIGTPIVVLSQVSGLDQLTLSTMVGHQLPWVSLLVPFWLIAVFVKMEGGTWKEVFEVWPAALVSGASFALMQYFASGTAEFHLMTDVVAGVFSVVCTALFLRFVWHPKTRFLLKSERAAAAAAGAAAAPHDRSGPANPYSLGQTAYAWLPWAILIGACALWGAPEWKKTLNGLFAGVKFDTTLLGSKFNGTLSLPGWDMPALHNLVQRMPPVAPVNAKPEGARFVINWLSAAGTGVFVAALLSGFVLRLSAAQWKEATIRTLHRMKIPVLVIGQVLGLGFLTRYSGTDAVLGLAFTSAGVMYPFFAAYLGWLGVFLTGSDTASNALFGSLQRITAQQLNLNPILTVATNSTGGVMGKMIDAQSIMVACAACYDDPKERAHALGPIFRRVWWHSVAGAAVIGLIALLQAYVFTGAIPVPPIK, from the coding sequence GTGTACCACCAGAACTACAACCCGACCGGAAGCGCCTTCCTCTCCACGGTGCTGGCGGCCGTCCCGATCCTCGTCCTGCTCTACTTCATCGCGCTGCACCCGCACCGCGACAAGCAGGGCATGAAGCACCTCGGCATCTCCGCCCCGTACGCCGCGTTCTACGGCGTCATCGCCGCCTTCGTCATCGTCTGCATCGTCTTCAGCATGCCGGTGGTCTCGGCGATCTCCGCCTTCTCGCTCGGCGTGCTGTCGGGCTTCCTCGGGATCATCTGGATCATCCTGGGGGCGATGTTCCTCTACACGATGACGGTCATCACCGGGAAGTTCGAGATCGTGAAGGAGTCGATCATCAACATCTCGCACGACCGGCGGCTGCAGGTGCTGCTCATCGCCTTCTCGTTCGGCGCCATCATCGAGGGGACCTCCGGGTTCGGGACGCCGGTCGCGATCGCGGGCGCCGTCATGGTCGGGCTCGGCTTCTCCCCGTTCCAGGCCGCCGTGCTCAACCTGCTCGCGAACACCGCGCCCGTCGCGTACGGCGCCATCGGCACGCCCATCGTCGTGCTCTCGCAGGTGAGCGGCCTCGATCAGCTCACGCTCTCGACGATGGTGGGCCACCAGCTGCCGTGGGTGTCGCTCCTCGTCCCGTTCTGGCTCATCGCCGTGTTCGTGAAGATGGAAGGGGGGACGTGGAAGGAGGTCTTCGAGGTCTGGCCGGCGGCGCTCGTCTCCGGGGCGTCGTTCGCCCTCATGCAGTACTTCGCGTCGGGCACGGCCGAGTTCCACCTCATGACCGACGTGGTGGCGGGCGTCTTCTCCGTCGTCTGCACCGCCCTGTTCCTGCGCTTCGTCTGGCACCCCAAGACGCGCTTCCTGCTGAAGTCGGAGCGCGCGGCCGCGGCGGCGGCCGGGGCCGCCGCTGCGCCGCACGACCGCAGCGGCCCCGCCAACCCCTACAGCCTGGGTCAGACGGCGTACGCCTGGCTGCCGTGGGCGATCCTCATCGGCGCGTGCGCCCTGTGGGGCGCGCCGGAGTGGAAGAAGACGCTCAACGGCCTCTTCGCCGGCGTGAAGTTCGACACGACGCTCCTCGGCTCGAAGTTCAACGGGACCCTCTCGCTCCCGGGCTGGGACATGCCGGCGCTCCACAACCTCGTCCAGCGGATGCCGCCCGTCGCGCCGGTGAACGCCAAGCCGGAGGGCGCGCGCTTCGTCATCAACTGGCTCTCGGCCGCCGGGACGGGGGTGTTCGTCGCCGCGCTCCTGTCGGGCTTCGTGCTGCGGCTCAGCGCCGCCCAGTGGAAGGAGGCGACGATCCGGACGCTGCACCGCATGAAGATCCCGGTCCTCGTCATCGGCCAGGTGCTCGGCCTCGGGTTCCTCACCCGCTACTCCGGCACCGACGCGGTGCTCGGGCTCGCCTTCACCAGCGCGGGCGTGATGTACCCCTTCTTCGCCGCCTACCTCGGCTGGCTCGGCGTCTTCCTCACCGGCTCCGACACGGCGTCGAACGCGCTCTTCGGCAGCCTGCAGCGGATCACGGCCCAGCAGCTCAACTTGAACCCGATCCTGACGGTGGCGACCAACTCGACGGGCGGCGTCATGGGCAAGATGATCGACGCTCAGTCGATCATGGTCGCCTGCGCCGCCTGCTACGACGATCCGAAGGAGCGCGCCCACGCGCTGGGCCCGATCTTCCGCAGGGTCTGGTGGCACTCGGTGGCGGGCGCGGCCGTGATCGGGCTCATCGCGCTCCTGCAGGCCTACGTCTTCACCGGAGCGATCCCGGTGCCGCCCATCAAGTGA
- a CDS encoding transglutaminase-like domain-containing protein — MASPSADPFLRATAVFDHDHPRVAALARELGGGDAEAVARRMFEWVRDRIPHTGDAGHDAVTCAASEVLATGTGFCYAKSHLLVALLRGAGVRAGVCYQRLSIGEGRFLLHGLAAVELPTYGWYRADPRGNGFGIDAQFTPPREQLAHETRMPGEWDSRLVFPDPLPAVEGALRRCRGVRELSSAWPDLELPPRGGTGDGTRTAPATA; from the coding sequence ATGGCGAGCCCCTCCGCCGACCCGTTCCTCCGCGCGACCGCCGTCTTCGACCACGACCACCCGCGCGTGGCGGCGCTGGCGCGCGAGCTGGGCGGCGGCGACGCCGAGGCGGTCGCGCGGCGCATGTTCGAGTGGGTGCGCGACCGCATCCCGCACACCGGCGACGCCGGCCACGACGCGGTGACCTGCGCGGCGTCGGAGGTGCTCGCGACCGGCACCGGGTTCTGCTACGCGAAGAGCCACCTCCTCGTCGCCCTGCTCCGCGGCGCGGGGGTCCGGGCCGGCGTCTGCTATCAGCGGCTCTCGATCGGGGAGGGCCGGTTCCTGCTCCACGGGCTCGCCGCCGTCGAGCTCCCGACGTACGGGTGGTACCGGGCCGACCCGCGGGGCAACGGCTTCGGCATCGACGCGCAGTTCACGCCGCCCCGCGAGCAGCTCGCGCACGAGACGCGCATGCCGGGCGAGTGGGACTCGCGCCTCGTCTTCCCCGACCCGCTGCCGGCGGTGGAGGGCGCGCTGCGCCGGTGCCGGGGCGTGCGGGAGCTCTCGAGCGCCTGGCCCGACCTGGAGCTGCCCCCGCGCGGCGGGACCGGCGACGGGACGCGGACGGCGCCGGCCACCGCCTGA
- a CDS encoding LutC/YkgG family protein has protein sequence MTAREEMLAAMRRNAPRETPRPDLARLGVKFADPAAKFAESLQGVGGTCLRVPDLAVAGRAVAELPVRQAAKKVVSLVPEVEPGNLDLAAVKAPRELEGLDLTVLRGELAVAENGAVWVDAQLLPHRAIFVIAEHLVLVVDAAGVVNDLHEAYARLAGRPAAYGLFISGPSKTADIEQALVIGAQGARSCTVLLVG, from the coding sequence GTGACCGCTCGTGAGGAGATGCTGGCGGCCATGCGCCGGAACGCGCCGCGCGAGACGCCGCGGCCCGACCTGGCGCGGCTGGGCGTGAAGTTCGCCGACCCGGCGGCGAAGTTCGCCGAGTCGCTCCAGGGCGTGGGCGGGACCTGCCTGCGCGTCCCCGACCTGGCCGTGGCTGGTCGGGCGGTGGCGGAGCTGCCGGTGCGCCAGGCCGCGAAGAAGGTCGTCTCGCTGGTGCCGGAGGTGGAGCCGGGGAACCTCGACCTCGCCGCGGTGAAGGCGCCGCGCGAGCTGGAGGGGCTCGACCTCACCGTGCTGCGGGGCGAGCTGGCGGTGGCCGAGAACGGGGCGGTGTGGGTGGACGCGCAGCTCCTGCCGCACCGGGCGATCTTCGTCATCGCCGAGCACCTCGTGCTGGTGGTGGACGCGGCGGGGGTGGTGAACGACCTCCACGAGGCCTACGCCCGCCTGGCCGGGCGGCCCGCCGCCTACGGGCTCTTCATCTCCGGCCCCTCCAAGACGGCCGACATCGAGCAGGCGCTCGTCATCGGGGCCCAGGGCGCGCGCAGCTGCACCGTCCTGCTGGTAGGCTAG
- a CDS encoding RelA/SpoT family protein, translated as MLRLNDILDRVGGYHPDPDLDLIKKAYVYSAKVHQGQIRKSGEPYLIHPLEVAGILAEMHLDEASVVTGLLHDTIEDTLATKEEIAELFGQEIAELVDGVTKLSQFTAGNTQEEKQAENFRKMVVAMAKDIRVLLVKLADRTHNMRTLEHMTPEKQERIARETLDIYAPLSNRLGIQWLKTELEELSFKYLHRGDYAELEQKVEARAKERDKFIAEVVGIIRGKLDESGIQGEVYGRVKHLYSIWRKMQVQSVDFEQIHDVIAFRVIVQNVAHCYETLGLIHSLWKPVPGRFKDFIAIPKPNLYQSLHTTVIGPRAERIEIQIRTEEMHKIAEEGVAAHWAYKEGKNGEGPSAKDAAKFGWLRQLLEWQRDLTDPTEFLETVKVDLFADEVFVFTPKGDVKSLPRGATPLDFAYAVHSEVGEHTVGAKVNGKIVPLRSTLKNGDTVEILTAPGSHPSKDWLGFVKTSRAQTRIRGFIRQAEHKRSLEIGKELAERELRRYGVSLAKVTKGGELDRAAAALGYKRGDDVLVALGYGKIGPQQILAQLVPAERLAAPAPAEEPTSRLTELFRKVARRPTGGVRISGIDDVLVRYGKCCNPVPGDDIVGFITRGRGVTVHTRVCDRALTLDPLRRVDVSWDIRASEVKRPVSIKVVTDDRPGVLAQISKTISEAGMNISQATCRTTGLGRAVNTFEMSIGEVKQLRSVMRSIEAIEGVVSVERLYAVERVPS; from the coding sequence TTGCTGCGACTCAACGACATCCTCGACCGCGTCGGCGGTTACCACCCCGACCCGGATCTCGACCTCATCAAGAAGGCCTACGTCTACTCGGCGAAGGTCCACCAAGGGCAGATCCGCAAGTCGGGCGAGCCGTACCTCATCCACCCGCTGGAGGTGGCCGGCATCCTGGCCGAGATGCACCTCGACGAGGCCTCGGTCGTCACCGGCCTCCTCCACGACACCATCGAGGACACCCTCGCCACCAAGGAGGAGATCGCGGAGCTGTTCGGGCAGGAGATCGCCGAGCTCGTCGACGGCGTCACCAAGCTCTCGCAGTTCACCGCCGGCAACACCCAGGAGGAGAAGCAGGCCGAGAACTTCCGCAAGATGGTCGTGGCCATGGCGAAGGACATCCGCGTCCTGCTCGTCAAGCTCGCCGACCGGACGCACAACATGCGGACGCTCGAGCACATGACCCCGGAGAAGCAGGAGCGCATCGCCCGCGAGACGCTCGACATCTACGCGCCGCTCTCCAACCGGCTCGGCATCCAGTGGCTCAAGACCGAGCTGGAGGAGCTCTCCTTCAAGTACCTGCACCGGGGCGACTACGCCGAGCTGGAGCAGAAGGTCGAGGCGCGGGCCAAGGAGCGGGACAAGTTCATCGCCGAGGTGGTGGGGATCATCCGGGGCAAGCTCGACGAGTCGGGCATCCAGGGCGAGGTGTACGGGCGCGTGAAGCACCTGTACTCCATCTGGCGGAAGATGCAGGTGCAGAGCGTGGACTTCGAGCAGATCCACGACGTCATCGCCTTCCGCGTCATCGTCCAGAACGTCGCCCACTGCTACGAGACGCTGGGCCTCATCCACTCTTTGTGGAAGCCGGTCCCGGGCCGCTTCAAGGACTTCATCGCCATCCCCAAGCCGAACCTGTACCAGTCGCTCCACACCACCGTGATCGGCCCGCGGGCCGAGCGGATCGAGATCCAGATCCGCACCGAGGAGATGCACAAGATCGCGGAGGAGGGCGTCGCCGCGCACTGGGCCTACAAGGAGGGGAAGAACGGGGAGGGGCCGAGCGCCAAGGACGCCGCCAAGTTCGGCTGGCTGCGCCAGCTGCTCGAGTGGCAGCGCGACCTCACCGACCCGACCGAGTTCCTGGAGACGGTCAAGGTGGACCTCTTCGCGGACGAGGTGTTCGTCTTCACGCCCAAGGGCGACGTGAAGAGCCTGCCCCGCGGCGCCACCCCGCTCGACTTCGCCTACGCCGTCCACTCCGAGGTGGGCGAGCACACCGTCGGCGCCAAGGTGAACGGGAAGATCGTCCCGCTCCGCTCCACGCTCAAGAACGGGGACACGGTCGAGATCCTGACCGCCCCGGGCAGCCACCCGTCGAAGGACTGGCTGGGCTTCGTCAAGACCAGCCGCGCCCAGACCCGCATCCGCGGCTTCATCCGGCAGGCCGAGCACAAGCGCTCGCTCGAGATCGGCAAGGAGCTGGCGGAGCGCGAGCTGCGCCGCTACGGCGTCTCGCTGGCCAAGGTCACCAAGGGCGGCGAGCTCGACCGGGCGGCCGCCGCGCTCGGCTACAAGCGCGGGGACGACGTGCTGGTGGCGCTGGGCTACGGCAAGATCGGCCCGCAGCAGATCCTGGCGCAGCTCGTCCCGGCCGAGCGGCTGGCGGCGCCCGCCCCGGCCGAGGAGCCCACCTCGCGGCTCACCGAGCTGTTCCGCAAGGTGGCGCGCCGGCCGACGGGCGGCGTGAGGATCAGCGGCATCGACGACGTGCTGGTCCGCTACGGCAAGTGCTGCAACCCGGTGCCGGGCGACGACATCGTGGGCTTCATCACCCGCGGGCGCGGCGTCACCGTCCACACCCGCGTCTGCGACCGGGCCCTCACCCTCGACCCGCTGCGCCGGGTGGACGTCTCCTGGGACATCCGCGCCAGCGAGGTGAAGCGGCCGGTCTCGATCAAGGTGGTCACCGACGACCGGCCGGGCGTGCTGGCGCAGATCTCGAAGACCATCAGCGAGGCCGGGATGAACATCTCCCAGGCCACCTGCCGCACCACCGGCCTGGGGCGGGCGGTGAACACCTTCGAGATGTCCATCGGCGAGGTGAAGCAGCTCCGCAGCGTCATGCGCAGCATCGAGGCCATCGAGGGGGTGGTCTCGGTCGAGCGCCTCTACGCCGTGGAGCGGGTGCCCTCCTAG
- a CDS encoding DUF4388 domain-containing protein: MGAQNPPPCVVRLDDVETLDSAASDRLLALAREAATGELTCYCASGRMQLYLQRGRVAWASDPRHQRAFTAHLKEHARVRAEDIEAVVDSCRATGRPIGETLIERGLATEAQVRAALRHQIGLALHIGRCASKGELAFAPRNYADYDPRFTFGASELIDEEERTARANPTPAPRREPPGR, translated from the coding sequence ATGGGAGCGCAGAACCCGCCGCCGTGCGTGGTGCGGCTCGACGACGTCGAGACCCTGGACTCGGCGGCGTCCGACCGGCTGCTCGCGCTGGCGCGGGAGGCCGCCACCGGCGAGCTCACCTGCTACTGCGCCAGTGGCCGGATGCAGCTCTACCTCCAGCGCGGGCGGGTGGCCTGGGCGAGCGATCCGCGGCACCAGCGCGCGTTCACCGCGCACCTCAAGGAGCACGCCCGCGTGAGGGCCGAGGACATCGAGGCGGTCGTCGACTCCTGCCGCGCCACCGGGCGGCCCATCGGCGAGACCTTGATCGAGCGCGGGCTCGCGACCGAGGCGCAGGTCCGCGCCGCGCTGCGCCACCAGATCGGGCTCGCCCTCCACATCGGCCGCTGCGCCAGCAAGGGCGAGCTCGCGTTCGCCCCCCGCAACTACGCCGACTACGACCCGCGCTTCACCTTCGGCGCCTCCGAGCTCATCGACGAGGAGGAGCGCACGGCGCGGGCGAACCCGACCCCGGCGCCGCGGCGCGAGCCCCCGGGGCGCTGA
- a CDS encoding (Fe-S)-binding protein codes for MLTVGLFIPCYIEQLYPEVGLATVRVLERHGVRVEYPEDQTCCGQPMSNTGCTEEARPLAEKFLRLFRGYEHVVAPSGSCVSMVRNHYDGFLAGQPGFDHLKRSTWELCEFLVDVLKLPRLEGAFPHKVGLHQSCHGLRELRLGSGSERRVAPFNKVQLLLSELRGLQLVELARQDECCGFGGTFAVQEEAVSCMMGRDRLADHERAGAEIVTGVDMSCLMHLDGLIRRERRPLQVLHVAQLLDRAEAAA; via the coding sequence ATGCTCACCGTCGGCCTCTTCATCCCCTGCTACATCGAGCAGCTCTACCCCGAGGTCGGGCTCGCCACCGTGCGCGTGCTGGAGCGGCACGGGGTGCGGGTCGAGTACCCGGAGGACCAGACCTGCTGCGGGCAGCCCATGTCGAACACCGGCTGCACCGAGGAGGCGAGGCCGCTGGCCGAGAAGTTCCTGCGCCTCTTCCGCGGCTACGAGCACGTGGTGGCGCCCTCGGGCAGCTGCGTCTCGATGGTCCGCAACCACTACGACGGCTTCCTGGCGGGCCAGCCCGGCTTCGACCACCTGAAGCGCTCGACCTGGGAGCTGTGCGAGTTCCTGGTGGACGTGCTGAAGCTGCCCCGCCTCGAGGGCGCCTTCCCGCACAAGGTGGGGCTGCACCAGAGCTGCCACGGGCTGCGCGAGCTGCGTCTCGGCTCCGGCAGCGAGCGCCGGGTGGCGCCGTTCAACAAGGTCCAGCTCCTCCTCTCCGAGCTGCGCGGCCTCCAGCTCGTCGAGCTGGCGCGGCAAGACGAGTGCTGCGGCTTCGGCGGCACGTTCGCGGTCCAGGAGGAGGCGGTGAGCTGCATGATGGGGCGCGACCGCCTCGCCGACCACGAGCGCGCGGGCGCCGAGATCGTGACCGGCGTCGACATGTCGTGCCTCATGCACCTCGACGGCCTCATCCGGCGCGAGCGCCGGCCGCTCCAGGTGCTGCACGTGGCCCAGCTCCTCGATCGGGCGGAGGCGGCGGCGTGA
- a CDS encoding FHA domain-containing protein, which translates to MLTCKTCGVTIDVTVAACPACGAEVPMARLTGMLGLVCRACDAYNDPGARACAGCGKPLGADPESPAVAGAAPRAQKARLVVERGEAPAGASFELRPGEAQAGRAEGQLLFPEDPCLSPLHATFALRDGTLLVRDEGAAGGVFVRLRGLTVPLRPGHLFALGERLLRFGGPLAPPAPPGPDGTRRLGAARPEGPAVVIEEWLEGGAGGRSWIRAGPSITLGRSGCSVNLGDDPHLAPAHAELLLDAGGEARLRDLGSTTGTFLRVPTGAERELHDGDAVRMGREVLRVELA; encoded by the coding sequence GTGCTGACGTGCAAGACCTGCGGGGTGACGATCGACGTCACGGTGGCCGCCTGTCCCGCCTGCGGGGCGGAGGTCCCGATGGCGCGGCTCACCGGGATGCTGGGCCTCGTCTGCCGCGCGTGCGACGCCTACAACGACCCGGGCGCCCGCGCCTGCGCCGGCTGCGGCAAGCCGCTCGGGGCCGACCCGGAGTCGCCCGCGGTGGCCGGCGCAGCCCCCCGCGCCCAGAAGGCGCGCCTCGTCGTCGAGCGCGGCGAGGCGCCGGCGGGCGCGTCCTTCGAGCTGCGCCCGGGCGAGGCGCAGGCGGGCCGCGCGGAGGGCCAGCTGCTCTTCCCCGAGGATCCTTGCCTGTCGCCGCTGCACGCGACCTTCGCCCTGCGCGACGGGACGCTGCTCGTGCGCGACGAGGGCGCCGCCGGCGGCGTGTTCGTGCGCCTGCGGGGGCTCACCGTCCCGCTCCGGCCCGGCCACCTCTTCGCGCTCGGCGAGCGCCTGCTCCGCTTCGGCGGCCCGCTCGCGCCGCCCGCCCCGCCCGGCCCGGACGGCACCCGCCGGCTCGGCGCGGCCCGGCCCGAGGGGCCGGCGGTGGTGATCGAGGAGTGGCTCGAGGGGGGCGCGGGCGGCCGCAGCTGGATCCGCGCGGGCCCCTCGATCACGCTCGGGCGCTCCGGCTGCTCCGTGAACCTGGGGGACGACCCGCACCTGGCGCCGGCCCACGCCGAGCTCCTGCTCGACGCCGGCGGCGAGGCGCGCCTGCGCGACCTCGGCTCGACCACCGGCACGTTCCTGCGGGTCCCGACGGGCGCGGAGCGCGAGCTCCACGACGGCGACGCGGTGCGGATGGGGCGCGAGGTCCTGCGCGTCGAGCTGGCCTGA